The following proteins are encoded in a genomic region of Actinomadura sp. NAK00032:
- a CDS encoding glucose-6-phosphate isomerase, with protein MTSVVTAGGISVTIRGAVVDEGETVLDRLVSDGVPGSLASRSAKLWGPDAAPLAARRLGWLDLPEASRSTVDRPAGPAAALLRETRAAGLDRIVLAAAGGTALAAEAMCRTAGVRLTVLDTTDPHEVGRVLAADLDRTLVVVVGESVEAESLRRVFGRAFAEAGLKGAELARRFVIVAEEGSALARTAGDVGHHLVPAEPDVDDRFGALGVRSLAPAVLAGADAGALLDEASGLAAALRQPYDNPALALGAALGSSALGVRDKLVIADHGSGLDGLAGWAEQLVGGALGKDGKGLLPVVVEGVDAPGFALAGDLRRVILGRRPDEPGPGREAGVSVAGPLGAQFLLWEYAVAVAARVIGVNPFDEPDTGQSRESTAALLRSEEGTAPTVVRRPPELVEGAVEVHAPEDALRGAKTLTEALETVLADVPGGGYLAVLAYLDRSGDAAAAGLRPLLAARGGEVRRTPAPVTFGWGPRYLHAAGQYHKGGPLNGAFLQITGAVTTDVPVPGKPYTLGELQLAQAFGDLRVLRSLGRPAVRLHLRDRAEGLAQLTAALG; from the coding sequence GTGACCTCGGTGGTGACCGCCGGGGGGATCTCGGTCACCATCCGCGGCGCCGTCGTCGACGAGGGCGAGACGGTCCTGGACCGTCTCGTCTCCGACGGCGTGCCGGGTTCGCTCGCGTCCCGGAGCGCCAAGCTGTGGGGGCCGGACGCGGCCCCGCTCGCCGCCCGCCGGCTCGGCTGGCTGGACCTGCCGGAGGCCTCGCGGTCAACGGTGGACCGGCCGGCCGGCCCGGCGGCGGCACTGCTGCGCGAGACCCGCGCCGCCGGGCTCGACCGGATCGTGCTGGCCGCCGCCGGGGGCACGGCCCTGGCCGCCGAGGCGATGTGCCGCACGGCCGGCGTCCGGCTGACCGTCCTCGACACCACCGACCCGCACGAGGTGGGGCGCGTGCTGGCGGCCGACCTGGACCGGACGCTCGTCGTCGTGGTGGGCGAGAGCGTCGAGGCGGAGTCGCTGCGGCGGGTGTTCGGGCGGGCGTTCGCCGAGGCCGGGCTGAAGGGCGCCGAGCTGGCGCGCCGGTTCGTCATCGTGGCCGAGGAGGGCTCCGCGCTCGCGCGCACGGCCGGGGACGTCGGCCACCACCTCGTCCCGGCCGAGCCCGACGTCGACGACCGGTTCGGGGCGCTCGGCGTGCGGTCGCTGGCCCCGGCGGTGCTCGCGGGCGCGGACGCGGGCGCGCTGCTGGACGAGGCGTCGGGGCTCGCCGCGGCGCTGCGGCAGCCCTACGACAACCCCGCGCTGGCGCTCGGCGCGGCGCTCGGCTCGTCGGCGCTCGGCGTCCGCGACAAGCTGGTGATCGCCGACCACGGCTCCGGCCTGGACGGCCTCGCCGGGTGGGCGGAGCAGCTGGTCGGCGGCGCGCTCGGCAAGGACGGCAAGGGGCTGCTGCCGGTCGTGGTGGAGGGCGTCGACGCGCCCGGCTTCGCGCTGGCCGGCGACCTGCGGCGGGTCATCCTGGGCCGCCGCCCGGACGAGCCGGGCCCCGGCCGCGAGGCGGGGGTGAGCGTCGCGGGCCCGCTCGGCGCGCAGTTCCTGCTGTGGGAGTACGCGGTCGCGGTCGCGGCGCGGGTGATCGGGGTGAACCCGTTCGACGAGCCGGACACGGGCCAGTCGCGGGAGAGCACGGCCGCGCTGCTGCGCTCGGAGGAGGGCACCGCGCCGACGGTGGTCCGGCGGCCGCCGGAGCTGGTCGAGGGCGCGGTCGAGGTGCACGCCCCCGAGGACGCGCTGCGCGGCGCCAAGACGCTCACCGAGGCGCTGGAGACCGTCCTCGCGGACGTCCCCGGCGGCGGCTACCTCGCGGTCCTGGCCTACCTGGACCGCTCCGGCGACGCGGCGGCGGCCGGGCTGCGGCCGCTGCTGGCCGCGCGCGGCGGCGAGGTCCGCCGGACCCCGGCGCCGGTCACGTTCGGCTGGGGCCCGCGCTACCTGCACGCGGCCGGCCAGTACCACAAGGGCGGGCCGCTGAACGGGGCGTTCCTGCAGATCACCGGGGCGGTCACGACCGACGTGCCGGTGCCGGGCAAGCCGTACACGCTGGGCGAGCTGCAGCTCGCGCAGGCGTTCGGCGACCTGCGGGTGCTGCGCTCACTCGGCCGCCCGGCGGTCCGGCTGCACCTGCGGGACCGGGCCGAGGGCCTCGCGCAGCTGACCGCCGCGCTCGGCTGA
- a CDS encoding phosphoheptose isomerase, whose translation MSGFDVLTRGDVLDSALQARDYLVSCGVPGALAAKDPRLWGRRAVDHSRLGWLDLPFASRGLLNQIGGLVSEARYSGLDHIVLIGVGAESLAAQAIMEAHAPALAGAGGPAGTPPGGAERTTGELTVLDGGDTAALAFAMERLDRTLVVLASKAGVSLEGDAYRRIFAAAFRERGMSEREIAGRFLVVTDHGSPLHDFARQCGYRIGLTDPYLPGHYGALSAYGLVPAVLAGADADRLLDEAASLVPSLSKDEDNPGLLLGAVIGGCAQQPEGGLARDKVLLREPGGPGALSAWISQLLAVGTGKRGRGVLAFEPPGGRGEFPDVHGVAINPRSAAQDDADTSVWAPLGAQFLLWEYATAVAGWLLGVNPFEAGSTVVQEAEDDAAMLLRGAAAGSLTAERPVYVEDGIEVHADFPWPPGAELRTVLGGLVASVPSDGYLSVMTYLSGDFSGRYLAPSLARAAGRPVAYGPGPGYPHATGPVHKDGPGNGAFLIITGDPAPGDALAAHPVPGRPYSLAQLRLARALGELRALRQRRLPVIRLHLRDPVDGAGRLTGAVRAVAGARRP comes from the coding sequence GTGTCCGGATTCGACGTACTGACGCGCGGCGACGTGCTGGACTCGGCGCTGCAGGCACGGGACTACCTCGTGAGCTGCGGCGTCCCCGGCGCGCTGGCCGCCAAGGACCCGCGGCTGTGGGGGCGGCGCGCGGTGGACCACAGCCGGCTCGGCTGGCTCGACCTGCCGTTCGCCTCCCGCGGGCTGCTGAACCAGATCGGCGGGCTCGTGTCGGAGGCGCGCTACTCGGGCCTCGACCACATCGTGCTGATCGGCGTCGGCGCGGAGAGCCTCGCCGCGCAGGCGATCATGGAGGCGCACGCGCCGGCGCTGGCCGGCGCCGGCGGCCCCGCCGGCACGCCCCCGGGCGGCGCCGAGCGCACCACCGGCGAGCTGACCGTGCTGGACGGCGGCGACACCGCCGCGCTGGCGTTCGCGATGGAGCGGCTCGACCGGACGCTGGTCGTCCTGGCGAGCAAGGCGGGCGTGTCGCTGGAGGGCGACGCCTACCGGCGGATCTTCGCCGCGGCGTTCCGCGAGCGGGGCATGTCCGAGCGGGAGATCGCGGGCCGGTTCCTGGTCGTCACCGACCACGGCAGCCCGCTGCACGACTTCGCCCGGCAGTGCGGCTACCGGATCGGGCTGACCGACCCCTACCTGCCGGGCCACTACGGCGCGCTGTCGGCGTACGGGCTGGTCCCGGCGGTGCTGGCGGGCGCGGACGCCGACCGGCTGCTGGACGAGGCGGCGTCGCTGGTGCCGTCGCTGTCCAAGGACGAGGACAACCCGGGCCTGCTGCTCGGCGCGGTCATCGGCGGCTGCGCGCAGCAGCCGGAGGGCGGGCTCGCCCGCGACAAGGTGCTGCTGCGCGAGCCCGGCGGCCCGGGCGCGCTGAGCGCGTGGATCTCCCAGCTGCTCGCCGTCGGCACCGGCAAGCGGGGCCGCGGCGTGCTGGCGTTCGAGCCGCCCGGCGGGCGCGGCGAGTTCCCCGACGTGCACGGCGTGGCGATCAACCCGCGGTCGGCGGCGCAGGACGACGCGGACACCTCGGTGTGGGCGCCGCTCGGCGCGCAGTTCCTGCTGTGGGAGTACGCGACGGCCGTCGCCGGGTGGCTGCTCGGCGTGAACCCGTTCGAGGCCGGCAGCACGGTCGTGCAGGAGGCCGAGGACGACGCGGCGATGCTGCTGCGCGGCGCGGCGGCGGGGTCGCTGACGGCGGAGCGCCCGGTGTACGTCGAGGACGGCATCGAGGTGCACGCCGACTTCCCGTGGCCGCCCGGCGCGGAGCTGCGGACCGTCCTCGGCGGGCTGGTCGCCTCGGTGCCCTCCGACGGCTACCTGTCGGTGATGACGTACCTGTCGGGCGACTTCTCCGGGCGGTACCTGGCGCCGTCGCTGGCGCGCGCGGCCGGGCGTCCCGTCGCCTACGGCCCGGGCCCCGGCTACCCGCACGCGACCGGGCCGGTGCACAAGGACGGCCCCGGCAACGGCGCGTTCCTCATCATCACCGGCGACCCGGCGCCCGGCGACGCGCTCGCCGCGCACCCGGTGCCCGGCCGCCCCTACAGCCTGGCGCAGCTGCGGCTGGCGCGGGCGCTCGGCGAACTGCGGGCGCTGCGGCAGCGCCGGCTGCCGGTGATCCGGCTGCACCTGCGCGACCCGGTCGACGGCGCCGGCCGGCTGACCGGGGCGGTCCGCGCGGTGGCGGGGGCGCGCAGGCCGTGA
- a CDS encoding glucose-6-phosphate isomerase — MSFTAVVSGETAITARGPLKEAAERVLGRLWIDQVPVRLASEDASLWPSAATAGVAGRPLCWPGQPGPGRAALDRAEELRAGARAEGLTEVVLLGGGTPARAAELIAAAGGAPLSVLDGLEPGPLLRLRDDGERLGRTLVAVAGDDPAAETLRSVIAGMLADAGLSPAEAARRFVTVAEPGTAAAKHAAEAGHPLVEAPAATAFGALSPYALVPAALAGADVRALLDEATAALPALTRPENNPGLVLGAILGGAARAGRRTAVLGGYAADRPGLARWAADLLDEATGGRLVPVVQEGGMPLAPADDLFLVTFGGRPHQDDATVAGPLAAQLVVWEYAAAVAAYLLEADPLAPPAPPAAMTVDDGTGDPLFADGDPGRAVEAHTTVPALAGASGLPALLDALAAEVGPAGHLDLAAHLDPDEARGQGAQVRRLAALLAARCGRPVRTGWGGRPRAAGNDQTGGGVYLLVTGNVVRDVPVPGRHHRLAMLQLARALGDARDARAAGRAVVRLHLQNRWAGLARLLDAAGAGR; from the coding sequence GTGAGCTTCACCGCCGTCGTCTCGGGGGAGACGGCCATCACCGCGCGCGGTCCGCTGAAGGAGGCCGCCGAGCGGGTCCTCGGCCGGTTGTGGATCGACCAGGTGCCGGTCCGGCTCGCGTCCGAGGACGCGTCGCTGTGGCCGTCCGCCGCCACCGCCGGGGTGGCGGGCCGGCCGCTGTGCTGGCCCGGCCAGCCCGGCCCGGGCCGCGCCGCCCTGGACCGTGCCGAGGAGCTGCGCGCCGGAGCCCGCGCCGAGGGGCTGACGGAGGTCGTGCTGCTCGGCGGCGGCACCCCGGCCCGCGCCGCGGAGCTGATCGCCGCCGCCGGCGGGGCGCCGCTGAGCGTGCTGGACGGCCTGGAGCCCGGCCCGCTGCTGCGGCTGCGCGACGACGGGGAGCGGCTCGGCCGGACCCTGGTCGCCGTCGCCGGCGACGACCCGGCCGCCGAGACGCTGCGGTCGGTGATCGCCGGGATGCTCGCGGACGCCGGCCTGTCCCCCGCCGAGGCCGCGCGGCGGTTCGTGACCGTCGCCGAGCCGGGCACCGCCGCGGCCAAGCACGCCGCCGAGGCGGGGCACCCGCTGGTGGAGGCGCCGGCCGCGACGGCGTTCGGGGCGCTGTCGCCGTACGCGCTGGTGCCCGCCGCGCTCGCCGGCGCCGACGTCCGGGCCCTGCTGGACGAGGCCACCGCGGCGCTGCCCGCGCTGACCCGGCCGGAGAACAACCCGGGGCTCGTCCTCGGCGCGATCCTCGGCGGGGCGGCCCGCGCGGGCCGCCGGACGGCGGTGCTCGGCGGCTACGCGGCCGACCGGCCCGGCCTCGCCCGCTGGGCGGCGGACCTGCTGGACGAGGCGACCGGCGGGCGGCTGGTCCCGGTCGTCCAGGAGGGCGGAATGCCGCTGGCGCCCGCCGACGACCTGTTCCTGGTCACCTTCGGGGGCCGTCCGCACCAGGACGACGCCACGGTCGCGGGGCCGCTCGCGGCGCAGCTGGTGGTGTGGGAGTACGCCGCGGCCGTCGCGGCCTACCTGCTGGAGGCCGACCCGCTCGCGCCGCCCGCACCGCCCGCCGCGATGACCGTGGACGACGGGACCGGCGACCCGCTGTTCGCCGACGGCGATCCCGGCCGCGCGGTGGAGGCGCACACGACGGTGCCCGCGCTGGCCGGCGCGTCCGGCCTCCCCGCGCTGCTGGACGCGCTGGCCGCCGAGGTCGGCCCGGCCGGGCACCTGGACCTGGCCGCCCACCTCGATCCCGACGAGGCGCGCGGGCAGGGCGCGCAGGTGCGGCGGCTGGCCGCGCTCCTGGCCGCCCGCTGCGGCCGGCCGGTGCGCACCGGGTGGGGCGGGCGGCCCCGCGCGGCCGGGAATGATCAAACCGGCGGAGGCGTATACCTGTTGGTGACCGGGAACGTCGTCCGCGACGTACCGGTCCCGGGCCGGCACCACCGGCTGGCCATGCTGCAGCTCGCGCGGGCGCTCGGGGACGCCCGCGACGCGCGCGCGGCGGGGCGCGCGGTGGTGCGGCTGCACCTGCAGAACCGCTGGGCGGGACTCGCCCGGCTGCTCGACGCCGCCGGCGCGGGGCGATGA